A window of Nicotiana tabacum cultivar K326 chromosome 24, ASM71507v2, whole genome shotgun sequence contains these coding sequences:
- the LOC107784241 gene encoding protein trichome birefringence-like 35 — MVTIVNIFQASSPFSAILEDPFFNGVTFSSKKEPLLKSSHKENLTISGNPPDQVACQKYGRSDLDYQYWRWQPHNCNLKRWNSTELWEKLRGKRLMFVGDSLNRGQWLSMVCLMQSVIPVEKQFMTQQAHLTSFRAEEYNASIEFLWAPFLVESNSDEPMGHRLPEKILRPDSNLRHSSHWIHADILVFNSYLWWRKGSVKLLWSTEENGVCEEIDGLRGMELAMDAWANWVESNVDPMKKKVFFVTMSPTHLLKQEWEPGKRGNCYGEKLLIKNQTRETNVDMPTTLMVEKVLARLSSKVSVLNITRLTAYRKDGHPSIYRKFYGILSPEELANPASYSDCIHWCLPGVSDVWNELLFQFF; from the exons ATGGTTACTATCGTCAATATCTTTCAG GCGTCTTCTCCTTTCTCTGCTATACTTG AAGACCCTTTTTTCAATGGTGTTACATTTTCATCCAAGAAAGAACCTTTATTGAAATCTAGCCATAAGGAAAACCTCACCATCTCAGGAAATCCTCCAG ATCAAGTAGCTTGCCAAAAATATGGAAGGTCTGATCTGGATTACCAGTATTGGAGATGGCAGCCTCACAACTGCAATTTAAAGAg GTGGAATTCGACTGAACTGTGGGAGAAATTAAGAGGGAAAAGACTAATGTTTGTAGGCGATTCACTGAATAGAGGACAATGGTTATCGATGGTGTGTCTAATGCAATCTGTTATTCCGGTTGAGAAGCAGTTCATgacacaacaagctcaccttaCAAGTTTTAGAGCAGAG GAATACAATGCAAGCATAGAGTTCCTTTGGGCGCCATTTCTTGTCGAATCAAATTCTGATGAGCCAATGGGTCACAGATTGCCTGAGAAAATACTGCGTCCTGACTCAAATCTTAGGCATTCATCGCATTGGATTCATGCTGATATATTggtgttcaattcatatcttTGGTGGAGAAAGGGCTCTGTTAAGCTATT ATGGAGCACAGAAGAAAATGGAGTTTGCGAAGAAATTGATGGATTGAGAGGCATGGAGTTGGCCATGGACGCCTGGGCCAATTGGGTAGAATCCAATGTTGATCCGATGAAGAAGAAGGTCTTTTTCGTCACGATGTCACCTACACATTTATT GAAACAAGAATGGGAACCAGGAAAAAGAGGAAACTGTTACGGCGAGAAGCTCCTCATAAAGAACCAAACCAGGGAAACTAACGTCGACATGCCCACAACGCTTATGGTGGAAAAAGTACTAGCTAGGTTGAGCTCAAAGGTCTCCGTTCTCAACATCACTCGCCTTACAGCATACAGGAAAGATGGCCACCCTAGCATTTATCGAAAATTTTATGGTATACTCTCCCCCGAGGAATTAGCAAACCCTGCAAGTTACTCGGATTGCATCCACTGGTGCTTGCCAGGGGTGTCTGATGTATGGAATGAGCTGTTATTTCAGTTTTTCTGA
- the LOC142178617 gene encoding uncharacterized protein LOC142178617, with protein MVEERRSVLRGCIKTSRGPWLVHKTTKNGNVVTRFRYPSDRERQKNKQREQKRRAMAHKIFAGLRAHGNYKLPKHADTNDLLKALCDEAGWHVEEDGTIYRKEKNPVKDMPRLIDVDSAQVSMEDQIKDSDYCKCKDQIKDGDYCKCDGDMNVAETEAARPEGSLTPSAEAFNVNLNLSLSS; from the exons ATGGTTGAAGAGAGAAGAAGTGTTCTTAGAGGGTGCATTAAAACCAGTAGAGGGCCATGGCTGGTTCACAAAACCACCAAAAACGGCAACGTGGTGACAAGGTTCCGATATCCTTCGGATAGGGAGAGGCAGAAAAACAAGCAAAGAGAACAAAAACGTCGAGCTATGGCACACAAGATCTTTGCTGGACTGAGGGCTCATGGAAATTATAAGCTGCCAAAGCATGCTGACACAAATGATCTTCTCAAGGCTCTGTGTGACGAAGCTGGTTGGCATGTTGAAGAAGATGGCACCATTTATAGGAAGGAGAAG AATCCAGTGAAGGACATGCCCAGATTGATTGATGTAGATTCCGCTCAAGTCTCTATGGAAGATCAAATTAAAGATTCTGACTACTGTAAGTGTAAAGATCAAATTAAAGATGGAGACTATTGTAAATGTGACGGTGACATGAATGTGGCGGAAACTGAGGCAGCTCGGCCAGAAGGCTCGCTCACCCCATCTGCCGAAGCGTTCAACGTCAATTTAAATCTATCACTCTCATCCTAA